A genomic window from Peromyscus maniculatus bairdii isolate BWxNUB_F1_BW_parent chromosome 1, HU_Pman_BW_mat_3.1, whole genome shotgun sequence includes:
- the LOC102906144 gene encoding olfactory receptor 52B2-like yields MLGANLTIIHPTVFILLGIPGLEQYHIWLSIPFCIMYITAVLGNGALILVVLSEHTLHEPMYIFLSMLAGTDILLSTTTVPKALAIFWFHAGEILFDACITQMFFIHVAFVAESGILLAMAFDRYVAICTPLRYSAILTPMAIGKMTLAIWGRSIGTIFPIIFLLKRLSYCRTNIIPHSYCEHIGVARLACADITVNIWYGFSVPMASVLVDVALIGISYTLILQAVFRLPSQDARHKALNTCGSHIGVILLFFIPSFFTFLTHRFGKNIPHHVHILLANLYVLVPPMLNPIIYGAKTKQIRDSMIHMLSVVWKS; encoded by the coding sequence ATGCTTGGAGCTAACCTCACCATCATCCACCCGACTGTGTTCATCCTACTTGGAATCCCAGGACTGGAGCAATATCACATCTGGCTTTCTATCCCTTTTTGTATCATGTACATCACTGCAGTCTTGGGAAATGGAGCCCTGATCCTTGTTGTTCTGAGTGAACACACCCTCCATGAGCCCATGTATATCTTTCTATCCATGCTAGCTGGCACTGACATTCTCCTGTCAACCACCACTGTGCCCAAGGCCTTGGCTATCTTCTGGTTCCATGCTGGGGAGATCCTCTTTGATGCCTGCATTACTCAGATGTTTTTCATTCATGTTGCTTTTGTGGCCGAGTCAGGAATCCTGCTGGCCATGGCATTTGACCGCTATGTGGCTATTTGTACTCCTCTGAGATACTCAGCCATCTTAACTCCCATGGCAATTGGAAAAATGACCCTGGCCATCTGGGGACGGAGCATTGGGACCATTTTCCCTATCATATTCCTGCTGAAGAGGCTGTCATACTGCAGGACCAATATCATCCCACACTCATACTGTGAGCATATTGGTGTAGCCAGGTTGGCCTGTGCTGATATCACTGTCAATATCTGGTATGGCTTCTCAGTGCCAATGGCTTCAGTTTTGGTAGATGTTGCACTCATTGGTATTTCTTATACTTTGATCCTCCAGGCTGTGTTTAGACTTCCTTCCCAGGATGCCCGGCACAAAGCTCTCAACACCTGTGGCTCTCATATTGGAGTAATTCTCCTCTTCTTCATACCATCATTTTTCACTTTCCTTACCCACCGCTTTGGCAAGAACATCCCCCACCATGTACACATTCTTCTGGCAAATCTCTATGTGTTAGTTCCTCCCATGCTTAACCCTATCATCTATGGTGCGAAGACCAAGCAAATTAGGGACAGCATGATTCACATGTTGTCTGTTGTGTGGAAGTCTTGA